The following proteins are encoded in a genomic region of Oncorhynchus kisutch isolate 150728-3 linkage group LG18, Okis_V2, whole genome shotgun sequence:
- the LOC116352778 gene encoding B-cell receptor CD22-like, which yields MACPENMFFLIGLFMSGVLACFGERDLIVTMPDRLDVLTGSCMQITCSFVVPEQHESIFKATIPTFGVWIKNDPDVHQYPGNVIFHSNGKVNIYQGKITGNMSQNNCTTVFFNVTTSYTDKYYFRIDGQPYRATDPVKSVEIVVRDLPSSPVLTVSGEVKDGTPVSLNCSAVAPCPEHPPELTWTLPTQFTSDIQLQENSDQTKSVLSTVTFTPSYLHHEKNITCTAVYPVGTSNKTAEHNMMLNVSFSPKDTLASISPTDPVLVGSCVNLTCSSTANPPVTNFTWFKISGGKTTQVASGQSYTLNVTVGNGGLYYCEARNSHGCGKSNEVLLAIKGQEESKTSGVGFWFLVSGVAAGSLGAILLISLISLFVWRRNSRLHDGLERTDSPQGQNSPVATVCTNQATAGEEPEEPAEDQPEEIHYGDIDFSKRQTKETPAADQDRIQGQESEYAEVNVTGRGAQEPPLNYLDGLYAQVNKRSAC from the exons ATGGCTTGTCCTGAGAACATGTTTTTTCTCATTGGCCTCTTTATGTCAG GTGTTTTGGCCTGTTTTGGTGAACGAGATTTGATCGTCACAATGCCAGATAGACTGGACGTACTGACGGGCTCCTGTATGCAAATCACATGTTCATTTGTTGTTCCTGAACAACATGAGAGTATATTTAAAGCTACAATACCAACCTTTGGAGTGTGGATAAAAAACGATCCTGATGTTCATCAGTATCCTGGAAACGTGATTTTTCACAGTAATGGGAAAGTCAACATATATCAAGGGAAGATAACTGGAAACATGTCCCAGAATAACTGCACCACAGTCTTCTTCAATGTAACCACCAGTTACACTGATAAATACTACTTCAGGATTGACGGTCAACCATACCGTGCAACAGATCCTGTAAAGTCTGTTGAAATAGTTGTCAGGG ATCTTCCTTCCAGTCCCGTCCTTACTGTCTCAGGTGAGGTGAAGGACGGGACCCCTGTCAGCTTGAACTGCTCTGCTGTCGCTCCCTGTCCCGAACacccccccgagctgacatggacTCTCCCAACACAGTTTACATCTGACATCCAACTGCAGGAGAATTCAGACCAAACCAAATCAGttctctccacagtgaccttcACTCCGTCATACCTTCATCATGAGAAGAACATTACTTGTACTGCAGTCTACCCAGTAGGGACAAGCAACAAGACAGCTGAACATAACATGATGCTTAACGTTTCAT tctctcctaaGGACACCTTGGCCTCCATCAGTCCAACTGATCCAGTATTAGTGGGAAGCTGTGTTAATCTGACCTGCAGCAGTACAGCCAACCCTCCTGTGACAAACTTCACCTGGTTCAAGATCAGTGGGGGTAAAACAACACAGGTAGCATCTGGACAGAGTTACACCCTCAATGTGACTGTTGGTAATGGAGGACTGTACTACTGTGAAGCAAGAAATAGTCACGGCTGTGGGAAGTCGAATGAAGTGCTTCTGGCTATTAAAG GGCAAGAAGAGTCAAAAACCTCAGGGGTTGGTTTCTGGTTTCTGGTTTCTGGGGTTGCAGCAGGATCTCTGGGGGCCATTTTGCTTATCAGCCTGATCAGTCTTTTTGTATG GAGGAGAAACTCGAGGCTCCACGATGGACTTGAAAGGACAGACAGTCCACAGGGACAG AACTCCCCGGTTGCGACAGTGTGTACTAACCAGGCCACAGCCGGAGAGGAACCAGAGGAACCTGCAGAAGACCAGCCTGAAGAGATCCACTACGGTGACATAGACTTCTCCAAACGACAGACCAAAGAGACCCCAGCTGCAGACCAGGACAGGATCCAGGGACAGGAGAGTGAGTACGCTGAAGTCAACGTGACTGGGAGAGGGGCTCAGGAACCACCTCTTAACTACCTAGATGGGCTTTATGCACAAGTCAATAAAAGAAGTGCATGTTAA